GAAGTTTAGTAGACTTGCGCTTGATTGGTTTAACGAGTTGGTGCAGATTCAGCAGAAGGTCAATGGCAACCCGACGGTCGAAGTATTTGCTCGTTACGAAGAGGAGCGATCCGTATGGGAAGAGCTAATGAGAGACATAACAAGGTCTCTGGGTGATCAATTAACCTTGGAGGCGTTCCTACAGGAACTCCAGATGCATTCAAAGGAGCCGAGTCCAAAGCCAAACACAGTTGTTCTCATGACGATTCACGGGGCTAAGGGCAAGGAATTTGACCACGTTTATCTTATTGGGTTAGTTGAGGATGAAATGCCATCTTTTCAAAGTAAACGGAAAGGTGACAATAGTCCTGAAATGGAGGAGGAACGACGCAACTGTTTCGTTGCGATCACCAGAACTATTAAAACGTTAACCCTTTCTTATGCAGAAAAATATTGGGGATGGCCAAAGGAACCTTCTAGATTTCTCTTTGAGATGGGATTGCTTCCAGGTGAAAAAGTATAATATTTAAGGAAGCAGATTAAAAAATTTGTTCAAAGCACAAGGGAGGTGAATTACTGTGCTAGTAAAAATCGAAGCCTATCATGACGGTGAGCTCTGGTGTGCAAGAGGGATAGGGGAGGATATCTTTACTCAGGGAGAAACCTTTGATCAACTCATTGAAAACATAAAAGAGGCCGTCGCTCTCCACTTTGAAGGTGCTGAATCACTACCGGATGTGTTGTTACTTTCGGAGGTGAAGCTAAGCAGTGTCGCGTCTGCCACAAGTTAGCGGTGCCCAGGTTGCTCGCTTGCTTCAAAGTCTTGGCTACCAATTTGTACGCCAACGCGGTAGCCATGCACGTTATTCGCTGACTACGCATTTGGGCACACACAATATCACCATTCCTATGCACAAAGTGATTGCAAAGGGTACTTTGAATGACATATTAACTCAGGTAAGCATGTGGACAGGAATGCCTAAAGATGAATTGATTAAACGTTTGTGATAACTCTCAATTAATTACCCTGATATGGACAGTTTATGAATCTTATTTGTCCATAAGTTGTCCATTAAATTGTCCGTTTTGTCCATTTAATTCTATGTGGGTCTCGGAGAATGAACATTAAGTATATAAGTAAGGATGACCTAATCTATCCTTCCGAGCTAAAAAGCTATATGGGCGGCCAAGCCCCTCAGTCAATCATTGCCCTGGGCAATCTCGATATTCTTAGGCAAAAAAAATTAGCTTTATTCTGCTCAGTCAAATGCCCGGGCAGCCTGATTCTTAAAACCTATGACCTTGCGCAGTCTTTAAGACAGGCCGGTATTTCGGTCATTGGTGGCTTCCATTCGCCAATCGAGCGCGAATGCCTGAGTATTCTCCTGCGGGGCACCGAGCCTATAGTCATCTGTCCGGCACGGGACATCGAGGGAATGCGAATGCCGAGGCAGTATAAACAACCACTTATGGAAGGACGGCTACTGTTTTTGTCTCCTTTTACTAAAAGTCAGCATCGTGCCACGGTGCAAACGGCGACTTACCGTAATTTGTTCGTGGCCGCGTTAGCTAGTTCCATATTTATTGCCTACGCCGAACCGAATAGTAAAACGGAACAATTTTGCCGTGATGTTTTTACTTGGCAAAAACCGTTATATACATTAGATAATGAGGCAAATAGGAACCTCATCGAACTCGGTGCAAAACCAGTCAGTTTGAATGACATCCATAATTGGATATGAAATTGAGGGCGACCGGCTGGTCGCCCCTACATAAAGATGTGATAGCAATTATATCCTGAATTTGATCGCCAGCTTCTTCACATCCTCAAGGCTCGTTTCTTCCTCGGTGCTTTTCCTCATATCCCTTACTTTTACCTTACCCCGACGGAGTTCTTCTTCCCCGATGATTATGGCGTATTTAACCCCAAGCTTGTCGGCCCGTTTGAGCTGGCTCTTTAGGCTTTTATCTTCGTAATCCATTTCCGTGAACACACCGTTTTTCCTGAGTTCATAAGCCAGTATTGAGGATTCTTTTTTAGCCTGGTTTCCCAAGTAAGCTATGAAAACATCCGCCTCTTTCCGAAATCCTTCCGGGAACTTTTTTTCATGAAGGAGTATTATTCTCTCCATGCCCACGGCAAATCCTATGGCTGGGGTAGAGGGCCCTTCCAGTTCTTCGACCAGTCGGTCGTACCTTCCCCCTGCTCCTACCGCATTTTGAGCGCCGAGCTCATCGGTCGTCACCTCAAAGACGGTTCTGGTGTAATAATCAAGCCCTCGCACTATGCGCGGGTTCAAGACATAGGGAGTGCCTATGATAGAGAGCGTTTCTCTTACCGATTCGAAATGCTCTCGGCATTCACTGCATAAATTATCGAGCATGACCGGCGCATGTTGAGAAATCTCCTTGCAGTTTTCATT
The sequence above is drawn from the Thermodesulfobacteriota bacterium genome and encodes:
- the hisS gene encoding histidine--tRNA ligase — encoded protein: MKTHSIRGFNDVLPDKVKRWHHVEERARTIFELYGFSEIRTPVVEFTEIFARSLGTTSDIVEKEMYTFKDRDGSSITLRPEGTAGVVRAFIEHSMYAQSPITKLYYTGMMFRHERPQKGRYRGFYQVGAELFGSKEPIADAEIITMLWRFFESIGISDFLRLEISSLGDENCRPSYKQKLVEYFMPRRNELCPDCQRRLHVNPLRILDCKNENCKEISQHAPVMLDNLCSECREHFESVRETLSIIGTPYVLNPRIVRGLDYYTRTVFEVTTDELGAQNAVGAGGRYDRLVEELEGPSTPAIGFAVGMERIILLHEKKFPEGFRKEADVFIAYLGNQAKKESSILAYELRKNGVFTEMDYEDKSLKSQLKRADKLGVKYAIIIGEEELRRGKVKVRDMRKSTEEETSLEDVKKLAIKFRI
- a CDS encoding type II toxin-antitoxin system HicB family antitoxin — encoded protein: MLVKIEAYHDGELWCARGIGEDIFTQGETFDQLIENIKEAVALHFEGAESLPDVLLLSEVKLSSVASATS
- a CDS encoding type II toxin-antitoxin system HicA family toxin, yielding MSRLPQVSGAQVARLLQSLGYQFVRQRGSHARYSLTTHLGTHNITIPMHKVIAKGTLNDILTQVSMWTGMPKDELIKRL
- a CDS encoding DNA-processing protein DprA translates to MNIKYISKDDLIYPSELKSYMGGQAPQSIIALGNLDILRQKKLALFCSVKCPGSLILKTYDLAQSLRQAGISVIGGFHSPIERECLSILLRGTEPIVICPARDIEGMRMPRQYKQPLMEGRLLFLSPFTKSQHRATVQTATYRNLFVAALASSIFIAYAEPNSKTEQFCRDVFTWQKPLYTLDNEANRNLIELGAKPVSLNDIHNWI